In one window of Deinobacterium chartae DNA:
- a CDS encoding acyltransferase — translation MMLGWKHESAFVDDGAQVGPGTRIWHFSHVMGGAVIGENCSLGQNVFVANRVIIGNGVKIQNNVSVYEGVILEDYVFCGPSMVFTNVRTPRSEFPRNTSDDYTITRVGRGASIGANATIVCGVTLHDGAFVAAGAVVTKDVPAYAMVAGVPARQIGWMSACGDILDFSTSDTVTDSVGHTYQRISKNEVRRLS, via the coding sequence ATGATGCTCGGCTGGAAACACGAAAGCGCCTTTGTCGATGATGGTGCTCAGGTCGGTCCAGGCACACGCATCTGGCATTTCAGCCATGTCATGGGCGGCGCGGTCATCGGAGAGAACTGCTCGCTGGGCCAGAACGTGTTCGTGGCGAACCGCGTCATCATTGGCAACGGCGTCAAAATTCAGAACAACGTCTCGGTGTACGAGGGCGTGATCCTCGAGGACTACGTCTTCTGTGGCCCTTCGATGGTCTTTACCAACGTGCGCACTCCACGCAGCGAATTTCCGCGCAACACCTCCGATGACTATACGATCACTCGGGTGGGACGCGGAGCTTCCATTGGCGCTAACGCTACCATCGTGTGCGGTGTAACCCTACATGATGGAGCTTTCGTGGCCGCTGGTGCCGTGGTCACCAAGGACGTTCCGGCATACGCCATGGTAGCGGGGGTTCCAGCACGGCAGATCGGCTGGATGAGCGCTTGCGGTGATATTTTGGACTTTTCAACCTCGGACACGGTGACTGACTCGGTTGGTCACACCTACCAGCGCATCAGCAAAAACGAAGTCCGGAGGCTTTCATGA
- a CDS encoding Gfo/Idh/MocA family oxidoreductase has translation MKRFALTGASGYIAPRHLKAIKDTGNVLTAALDPFDSVGILDSYFPAAEFFTQPELFERYLYEQARSGERTDYLSICSPNYLHDAHIRMALRAGSDALCEKPIVLNPEDILSLKDLEAETGQRVWTILQLRTHAALLKLKQRLDEENSSQQRDVDLTYVTGRGTWYQRSWKGRTELSGGLATNIGVHFFDMLSWLFGETRYLEVHRRSDTECAGYLELERARVRWFLSVNAEDVPETLRAKGQRTYRSITLDGQEIEFSEGFTDLHTAVYRRTLEGNGFSLDDTYEAIRTVAAIRQADITSAGTRHPFLVR, from the coding sequence GTGAAACGTTTCGCCCTCACCGGTGCTTCCGGATATATCGCTCCCCGTCACCTCAAGGCCATCAAGGACACCGGTAACGTCCTGACGGCCGCCCTGGACCCCTTCGATTCGGTGGGCATCCTGGATTCGTACTTTCCTGCCGCCGAATTCTTTACTCAGCCCGAGCTGTTTGAACGTTACCTGTACGAGCAGGCCCGTTCGGGCGAACGCACCGATTACCTCAGTATCTGCAGTCCCAATTACCTGCACGATGCCCATATCCGTATGGCACTGCGCGCAGGGTCAGACGCACTATGCGAAAAACCGATCGTGCTGAATCCCGAAGACATCCTGAGCCTCAAGGACCTCGAGGCCGAAACAGGCCAGCGGGTCTGGACCATCTTGCAGCTGCGCACTCACGCGGCCCTGCTCAAGCTCAAACAACGGCTTGATGAAGAAAACAGCTCGCAACAGCGCGACGTGGACCTGACATACGTCACTGGGCGCGGCACGTGGTACCAGCGCTCTTGGAAAGGCCGCACCGAACTCAGTGGCGGTCTGGCCACCAACATCGGTGTGCACTTCTTCGACATGCTCAGCTGGCTATTCGGAGAAACACGGTATCTCGAGGTACACCGCCGCAGCGATACCGAATGCGCCGGTTACCTCGAGCTCGAACGCGCCCGAGTGCGCTGGTTCCTGTCGGTCAATGCCGAAGACGTTCCTGAAACGCTGCGTGCTAAGGGCCAGCGCACCTACCGCTCGATCACCCTAGACGGTCAGGAGATCGAGTTCAGCGAAGGCTTCACCGATTTGCACACTGCGGTGTACCGCCGCACGCTAGAGGGCAACGGCTTCAGCCTAGACGACACCTACGAAGCCATTCGTACCGTCGCTGCCATCCGCCAGGCCGATATCACCTCGGCTGGAACCCGTCATCCCTTCCTGGTGCGCTGA
- a CDS encoding nucleotide sugar dehydrogenase, with amino-acid sequence MTLTLNTATQAIRKIKDREARIGVVGLGYVGLPFLVEKAKVGFHVTGIDRNPSRAHRVARGENYISDVKDEELREVVARGLVRATTSFEVVADLDVVVICVPTPLDTNLSPDLSYVRAVTAEIARHLRPGQLISLESTTYPGTTEEVMKPILEGSGLKAGQDFFLAHSPERVDPGNKRYSTKNTNKVVGGNDPVSLEVALAFYGQTIEHVVPVSSAKAAEMVKVYENTFRAVNIALANELALLCDRMGLSVWEVLDAAFTKPFGIMPFYPGPGVGGHCIPLDPHYLEWKAREYNFQTHFIALAGETNRKMPEFVVDKAARVLNAARKPLNGSKVLLLGMAYKANLDDYRESPALEVYRLLQRAGAEVSFHDTWTPEVNEHGVQAHSVELTDQVLQESDLVIITTHHSNVDYARVIEHAQLVLDTRNATRGLHSDKVTLL; translated from the coding sequence ATGACACTTACCCTCAACACCGCCACCCAAGCAATCCGTAAGATCAAGGACCGCGAAGCACGTATTGGCGTGGTTGGTCTCGGTTATGTGGGTTTGCCGTTCCTCGTGGAAAAAGCCAAAGTAGGCTTCCACGTTACAGGCATTGATCGTAACCCTTCCCGCGCCCATCGGGTGGCACGTGGTGAGAATTATATTAGTGATGTTAAAGACGAAGAACTCCGTGAGGTCGTTGCCCGTGGGTTGGTTAGGGCCACCACCTCCTTTGAGGTCGTTGCTGATCTCGACGTCGTGGTAATCTGCGTGCCGACGCCGCTCGACACCAATCTCAGCCCTGACCTCTCGTATGTTCGCGCTGTTACTGCTGAAATCGCACGCCACCTACGGCCTGGCCAACTGATCAGCCTCGAGAGCACGACCTATCCTGGTACCACCGAGGAAGTGATGAAACCGATCCTCGAGGGGAGCGGTCTGAAAGCTGGCCAGGATTTCTTTCTGGCACACTCTCCCGAACGCGTCGATCCGGGCAACAAGCGCTACAGCACTAAAAATACCAACAAGGTGGTCGGTGGTAACGACCCCGTTTCGCTCGAGGTCGCTCTGGCCTTCTATGGTCAGACCATCGAACACGTCGTACCCGTCTCGAGCGCAAAGGCTGCTGAGATGGTCAAGGTGTACGAGAACACTTTCCGTGCGGTGAACATCGCGCTCGCCAACGAACTCGCGCTGCTGTGCGACCGTATGGGTCTCTCAGTGTGGGAGGTGCTCGACGCTGCCTTCACCAAACCCTTCGGAATCATGCCGTTTTACCCCGGCCCCGGCGTCGGCGGTCACTGCATTCCACTCGACCCGCATTACCTCGAGTGGAAAGCGCGCGAGTACAACTTCCAAACCCATTTCATTGCCCTAGCTGGCGAAACCAACCGCAAAATGCCCGAATTCGTGGTAGACAAAGCGGCCCGGGTACTTAACGCAGCGCGCAAGCCGCTCAACGGCTCGAAAGTGCTGCTGCTCGGCATGGCCTACAAGGCGAACCTCGACGACTACCGCGAATCCCCGGCCCTCGAGGTGTACCGCCTGCTGCAACGCGCAGGCGCAGAAGTGAGTTTCCACGATACCTGGACGCCCGAGGTAAACGAGCACGGCGTACAGGCCCACTCAGTCGAACTGACCGATCAGGTTCTGCAAGAGAGCGACCTGGTCATCATCACCACCCACCACAGCAACGTCGATTACGCCCGTGTAATCGAGCACGCTCAACTGGTTCTCGATACCCGCAATGCCACGCGTGGCCTGCACAGCGACAAGGTGACCCTCCTGTGA